From Candidatus Binataceae bacterium, the proteins below share one genomic window:
- a CDS encoding RidA family protein — MKHEISTSSAPTAIGPYAQAIGDGEWLFCSGQLGIDPATGRLVEGGVAAETRRAMDNLREVLAAAGLSFDDVVKTTIYLADLADFETVNRIYGEHLSPPYPARSTVQVAALPRGARVEIDAIARRRS; from the coding sequence ATGAAGCATGAGATTTCGACCTCCTCGGCGCCGACTGCGATCGGGCCCTATGCGCAGGCAATTGGCGACGGCGAATGGCTTTTCTGTTCGGGGCAGCTCGGCATTGATCCCGCCACCGGCCGGCTCGTCGAGGGCGGCGTCGCGGCCGAGACGCGGCGCGCGATGGACAACCTGCGCGAGGTGCTCGCCGCTGCGGGGCTGAGCTTCGATGACGTCGTCAAGACCACCATCTATCTGGCCGACCTTGCCGACTTCGAAACCGTCAACCGGATCTACGGTGAGCATCTAAGCCCGCCCTATCCGGCACGCTCGACGGTTCAGGTGGCGGCGCTGCCGCGCGGCGCGCGCGTCGAGATCGATGCGATCGCCCGCCGCCGCTCGTAG
- a CDS encoding lipopolysaccharide kinase InaA family protein, translated as MRLPRGGSLGARLAAAHAFVRLTAGPYQLHLRADLASHAGALATRLPLLGIEENVGAGNRGGGFHLRLDGAPELFVRRARRGGAIRLVLDDLYVGLRPRPVRELAVTAEAARRGVPVAEPLGAAVRWVAPGVYRGFFMTRAISGMTLWEFVQTDDDSAVRAHVLQTARAAVETMLRCGLYHPDLNLHNLFVTPQGESFAMVILDLDKARLYRGPLRGYARRRIADRLLRSARKLDPAGRYLNAAALKILDLA; from the coding sequence GTGAGGCTGCCGCGCGGCGGCTCGCTCGGCGCGCGCCTGGCGGCAGCGCACGCCTTCGTCCGGCTCACCGCCGGACCGTACCAACTGCATCTGCGCGCCGACCTCGCATCCCACGCGGGGGCGCTGGCGACGCGCCTGCCGCTGCTTGGAATTGAGGAGAACGTGGGCGCGGGAAATCGCGGCGGCGGCTTTCATCTGAGACTCGACGGCGCGCCCGAGCTGTTCGTGCGCCGCGCGCGGCGCGGTGGCGCAATCCGTTTAGTGCTCGACGATCTTTACGTCGGATTGCGTCCGCGGCCGGTGCGCGAGCTCGCTGTCACCGCCGAGGCGGCGCGCCGCGGGGTGCCGGTCGCCGAGCCGCTCGGCGCGGCCGTACGATGGGTCGCACCGGGAGTGTATCGCGGCTTCTTCATGACGCGCGCAATTTCCGGAATGACGCTATGGGAGTTCGTGCAGACCGACGACGACTCCGCGGTGCGCGCCCACGTGCTCCAGACGGCGCGCGCGGCGGTCGAGACGATGCTGCGCTGCGGGCTCTATCATCCCGACCTCAACCTGCACAACCTCTTCGTCACGCCGCAGGGCGAGAGCTTCGCCATGGTCATCCTTGACCTCGACAAGGCGCGGCTGTACCGCGGCCCGCTGCGCGGCTACGCCCGCCGCCGCATCGCCGACCGTCTGCTGCGCTCTGCGCGCAAGCTCGATCCCGCCGGGCGCTACCTCAACGCCGCCGCGCTGAAAATTCTCGATCTCGCGTAG
- a CDS encoding Trm112 family protein: MAISQELLEILACPKCKGDLRLTDKQDGLICDACHLLYPIRDDIPIMLIEEAQTLK, encoded by the coding sequence ATGGCCATCAGCCAGGAGCTGCTCGAGATTCTCGCCTGTCCCAAGTGCAAGGGCGACTTGCGTCTGACCGACAAGCAGGACGGCCTTATCTGCGACGCCTGCCACCTGCTCTACCCGATCAGGGACGACATCCCGATCATGCTGATCGAGGAGGCGCAGACGCTGAAGTGA
- the lpxK gene encoding tetraacyldisaccharide 4'-kinase produces the protein MPGPLAPPSRSRLERLWQSDLALHEQMLWAALVPAAGLYRVALAARAAYWRRMKRRARPLVVSVGNLTVGGNAKTPFTLFMASRLVMRGLKVGIVSRGWGRAATAARATLVSDGERPLVGLEESGDEAMMMAKAFRGPIAVGRRRIDGIALIEERLGAIDAVVLDDAFQHVRLARGADLLLASAERGVGNGWLLPAGPMREPASAARRADAVILIETPGGVDSATLPHALAAHPCVMRAALKPRALVQAGPTGWSETPAALTGRRVVAVSGLANPSGFYRMLRALEADLVGVLEYPDHHAYTAGDWQSIVAATHDGALVVTTEKDLVKLERFPFQRDSLYALRLEVAMDLEDEARLLAMVIGERERPRAAAGGRS, from the coding sequence ATGCCCGGCCCGCTCGCACCGCCCAGCCGCTCGCGCCTGGAGAGGCTCTGGCAAAGCGACCTCGCGCTGCACGAGCAGATGCTGTGGGCGGCGCTGGTGCCTGCTGCCGGCCTCTATCGCGTCGCGCTGGCCGCGCGCGCAGCCTACTGGCGCAGGATGAAACGCCGGGCGCGGCCGCTGGTGGTGAGCGTCGGCAACCTGACGGTCGGCGGCAATGCCAAAACCCCGTTCACGCTGTTCATGGCGTCGCGCCTGGTGATGCGCGGGCTGAAAGTCGGAATCGTGAGCCGCGGATGGGGCCGCGCGGCAACGGCCGCGCGCGCGACGCTGGTCTCTGACGGCGAGCGCCCGCTGGTCGGGCTCGAAGAGTCGGGCGACGAGGCGATGATGATGGCCAAGGCGTTCCGAGGGCCGATCGCGGTCGGGCGCCGACGGATCGACGGCATCGCTCTTATCGAGGAGCGCCTGGGCGCGATCGACGCGGTCGTGCTCGACGACGCCTTCCAGCACGTGCGCCTGGCGCGCGGCGCCGACCTCCTGCTCGCCAGCGCCGAGCGCGGCGTGGGCAACGGATGGCTGCTGCCGGCGGGCCCGATGCGTGAGCCGGCGAGCGCTGCGCGCCGCGCCGATGCGGTGATTCTGATCGAAACCCCGGGCGGCGTCGACTCCGCCACGCTGCCGCATGCGCTGGCGGCGCATCCGTGCGTGATGCGCGCGGCGCTTAAGCCGCGCGCGCTGGTCCAGGCGGGGCCCACAGGATGGAGCGAGACGCCAGCGGCGCTCACCGGGCGGCGGGTAGTCGCGGTGAGCGGCCTTGCCAATCCGAGTGGATTTTATCGGATGCTGCGCGCGCTGGAGGCCGACCTGGTCGGTGTGCTCGAATATCCCGACCATCACGCCTACACCGCGGGCGACTGGCAAAGCATCGTCGCCGCGACTCACGACGGCGCGTTAGTGGTGACCACCGAAAAGGACCTGGTCAAACTCGAGCGATTTCCGTTCCAGCGCGATTCGCTGTACGCTTTACGGCTCGAAGTCGCGATGGACCTCGAGGACGAGGCACGGCTGCTCGCGATGGTCATCGGCGAACGCGAGCGTCCGCGCGCCGCCGCCGGCGGCCGTTCCTGA
- a CDS encoding glycosyltransferase N-terminal domain-containing protein — MLRLYNAMWYPALPFALALSGARGDAEARRARLGLACSANGAAPGAPRIWAHAASVGEVGALRAVLAALLDELPQASAVVTTMTAAGRDAARRSIPAARAHLLAPLDCRRALEPFLAAVRPTLVLIAETELWPNYFVESHAAGARIAIVNGRVSERALARYRYVRPLLAAALAYADLVLAQSEEDACRFRTLGAAADRIRVTGNTKLDLPSLTPPALRPALAAFAYGRPLVVAGSTAPGEDQIAVDAYLELRARFPTLALAIAPRHLERTSEVERIVARAGLSYVKASALKGADTINTPSALVLDTMGELRALYALAAVAFVGGSLVRGRGGQSPVEPAAAAVPVMLGPFHDNQRAIADALLKAQAAAVVRDAAEFARVAAAWLGDEAARRAAGDRARAAVERMGGGLCATLAHLRPLLGATT; from the coding sequence ATGCTCCGCCTGTATAACGCGATGTGGTATCCGGCGCTGCCGTTTGCCCTCGCGCTGAGCGGGGCACGCGGCGACGCCGAAGCGCGCCGCGCGCGGCTCGGGCTGGCCTGCTCCGCCAACGGCGCCGCGCCGGGAGCGCCGCGAATCTGGGCGCACGCGGCGTCGGTCGGCGAGGTCGGGGCGCTGCGCGCAGTGCTGGCCGCGCTGCTCGACGAGCTGCCGCAGGCTTCGGCCGTCGTGACCACGATGACCGCGGCGGGCCGCGACGCCGCGCGCCGCTCGATTCCCGCCGCGCGGGCGCATCTGCTCGCCCCACTCGACTGCCGCCGCGCGCTGGAACCGTTCCTTGCCGCGGTGCGCCCTACCCTGGTGCTGATCGCCGAAACCGAACTGTGGCCGAACTACTTCGTCGAGTCGCACGCGGCCGGTGCGCGCATCGCGATCGTTAACGGCCGCGTCTCGGAGCGCGCCCTGGCGCGCTACCGTTATGTCCGGCCGCTGCTGGCTGCGGCGCTTGCATACGCCGATCTCGTGCTGGCACAGAGCGAAGAGGACGCCTGCCGCTTCCGCACGCTGGGCGCCGCGGCGGATCGCATCAGGGTCACGGGAAACACCAAGCTCGACCTTCCCTCGCTGACGCCCCCCGCGCTGCGCCCGGCGCTGGCGGCGTTCGCTTATGGGAGGCCGCTGGTCGTCGCGGGCTCGACAGCCCCGGGCGAAGATCAGATCGCGGTCGATGCCTACCTTGAACTGCGCGCCCGGTTTCCCACACTCGCGCTTGCGATCGCGCCGCGCCATCTCGAGCGCACATCCGAGGTCGAACGGATCGTCGCGCGCGCCGGCCTCAGCTACGTCAAAGCGAGCGCCCTGAAAGGCGCGGATACGATAAACACGCCGAGTGCGCTGGTGCTCGACACGATGGGCGAGCTGCGCGCGTTGTACGCTCTGGCGGCGGTCGCCTTTGTCGGCGGAAGCCTCGTACGCGGCCGCGGCGGGCAAAGCCCCGTCGAGCCGGCGGCAGCGGCGGTGCCGGTGATGCTCGGACCGTTCCATGACAACCAGCGCGCGATCGCCGACGCGCTGCTGAAGGCTCAAGCGGCGGCGGTCGTGCGCGACGCCGCCGAGTTCGCCCGCGTGGCGGCGGCGTGGCTGGGCGACGAGGCGGCGCGGCGCGCCGCCGGAGACCGTGCACGCGCGGCGGTTGAGCGGATGGGGGGCGGGCTATGCGCGACGCTGGCGCATCTCCGCCCCCTGCTCGGCGCGACAACCTGA